Proteins from a single region of Desulfobacter postgatei 2ac9:
- a CDS encoding sigma 54-interacting transcriptional regulator: MKNIGDRKLNLISFANPIAGTGLLNQIARLDYDVNLIKSLNEMNRCKNRELPATNPMVIFLGDNNNPEPLFVDSLQSNHEFPSLAVLEAKTPTWNDKILDLCNDFLIWPCSDRELTHRLDRMISLSDQQELEIDEDLTDTFSRHGLLGRSPSFVKVLRSIQQILNHDVTVLIDGATGTGKELVARVLHYCGPRKGCPFVPVNCGSIPDSLFENEFFGHARGAFTDAKSASEGLIEQAQEGTLFLDEIEALSAKGQVSLLRFLQSHEYRPLGSKQIKRADVRIIAATNTNLNKLVDTQKFRRDLWYRLNIVQLGLPSLCEREEDIELLANHFLQVFTKQYNLEKKTLHPSTIFHLYRHHWPGNIRELENFIHRSVLMANNHSQIVADPSSWDSSPEVPDVSLRFRQAKAEMISRFERAYLMSLMEETQGNVSKAAKLSGKERRALGKLLKKHGIDRKYYLTG; the protein is encoded by the coding sequence ATGAAAAATATAGGAGACAGGAAACTTAATCTGATCAGTTTTGCCAATCCAATTGCAGGTACTGGCTTGCTAAATCAGATTGCTAGACTCGATTATGATGTTAACTTGATCAAATCTCTCAATGAGATGAACAGGTGTAAGAACAGGGAATTGCCAGCCACCAACCCAATGGTAATATTCCTTGGAGATAATAATAATCCGGAGCCTTTATTTGTTGATTCATTGCAGTCAAATCATGAATTCCCATCCCTTGCTGTATTGGAAGCCAAAACGCCCACATGGAATGACAAAATACTTGATTTGTGCAATGATTTTCTCATATGGCCTTGCAGTGATCGAGAGCTTACCCATCGTCTTGATCGCATGATATCATTATCGGACCAGCAAGAGCTTGAAATTGATGAAGACCTGACAGATACTTTTTCCAGGCACGGTCTTTTGGGACGATCGCCATCGTTTGTCAAAGTATTGAGATCCATACAGCAAATTCTCAATCATGATGTGACTGTTCTAATTGATGGTGCGACCGGCACTGGCAAGGAATTGGTGGCTCGCGTGCTTCATTACTGTGGTCCGAGAAAGGGGTGTCCCTTTGTGCCGGTCAATTGCGGCTCTATTCCGGACAGTTTATTTGAAAATGAATTTTTTGGTCACGCGCGAGGCGCGTTCACCGATGCCAAATCTGCCAGTGAAGGTCTGATCGAACAAGCTCAGGAAGGAACGCTATTTTTAGATGAGATTGAAGCGCTATCCGCAAAAGGGCAGGTCTCTCTATTGAGATTTCTTCAAAGCCATGAATATCGCCCCCTTGGCAGCAAGCAGATCAAGCGTGCCGACGTTCGTATTATCGCCGCAACAAATACAAACTTGAATAAGTTGGTCGATACCCAAAAGTTTCGCAGGGACCTATGGTATCGACTGAACATTGTTCAACTCGGTTTACCCTCCCTTTGCGAACGGGAAGAAGACATCGAACTCTTGGCCAATCATTTTCTCCAAGTCTTTACCAAGCAGTACAATCTAGAAAAAAAGACACTGCATCCGTCAACCATCTTTCATTTGTACCGCCATCATTGGCCGGGAAACATCCGCGAGTTGGAGAATTTCATTCACCGCAGTGTGCTGATGGCGAATAATCACTCCCAAATTGTAGCTGACCCAAGTAGTTGGGATTCATCTCCGGAAGTACCTGACGTATCTCTGCGTTTCAGGCAAGCCAAAGCGGAAATGATTTCAAGATTTGAGCGAGCCTATCTCATGTCGCTAATGGAAGAGACTCAAGGAAATGTCAGCAAGGCGGCAAAATTATCCGGCAAGGAACGGCGCGCCCTCGGGAAGCTGCTGAAGAAACACGGCATTGACCGGAAGTACTACTTGACTGGTTGA
- a CDS encoding YkgJ family cysteine cluster protein, with product MDTALQTKEAICNGCISRTCCYHYRVSITGFDLWRIASALDIRPSQFVGFTYAEADAEHAFILDHSGERYELVLAKSTDAQRLGACVFLVRTNTGIHRCGLGDLSPLVCRQYPGYFKDGLMRVINNPNACWRTWSILELDVDLERALEQSAKERLDDYDAILRDWNERVGKSSADSWFSFEQFCTYLENRYVTQFAT from the coding sequence ATGGACACGGCACTGCAAACCAAGGAAGCCATCTGCAACGGCTGTATATCGCGCACCTGTTGCTACCACTACCGGGTGAGCATCACCGGCTTCGATCTGTGGCGCATCGCCTCGGCGCTCGATATCCGGCCGAGTCAGTTTGTGGGGTTCACCTATGCGGAAGCGGATGCAGAGCACGCCTTCATCCTTGATCACAGCGGCGAGCGGTACGAGCTGGTGTTGGCCAAGAGTACCGATGCGCAACGGCTCGGCGCGTGCGTATTCCTGGTGAGGACCAACACCGGCATCCACCGCTGCGGTCTCGGCGATCTGAGCCCCCTGGTGTGTCGCCAGTATCCGGGCTATTTCAAGGACGGCCTCATGCGGGTGATCAATAATCCGAACGCCTGTTGGCGGACCTGGTCCATTCTCGAGCTGGATGTGGACCTGGAGCGGGCACTGGAACAGTCCGCCAAGGAGCGGCTCGATGACTATGACGCCATCCTCCGGGACTGGAACGAGCGAGTTGGAAAAAGCTCAGCGGATTCATGGTTCTCGTTCGAACAATTCTGCACTTATTTGGAGAATCGCTATGTCACCCAGTTTGCGACTTAA
- a CDS encoding eCIS core domain-containing protein has product MAEMTKTNIAETASQKSVESTEPKYASVATGQREVNERTPGRRSGIIDKMPSTRMVSLLTDPGVQPNRHQISRGKLAKTLQRRVGNRNTALLLQSAKPREPREVPESVSTHIEKSRGLGQPLGQSTRAEMESGFGEDFGGVRVHSDTDTERTAERLGAKAYTAGRDLYFGRGGYQPETAQGKHLLAHELAHTVQQRSAPALPKAKMGVSTPDDPAEQEAESAATAVMKGEPVKHPLKEDQDVTGLLRTEATPVQAGGETVGASAGPAENGDLVIKLGNDVRIEKSKLEARRQQIVVDLADAPASVPGLRLNKFLYWPGTKKGELMADVTVPFVTNPRRGLRIRTDKDGVATLSTKTRVPIAALNNPEITLSVGNDHQFTGNVSLSADKLKPPGLPNLRVDGGGEVEISAGKLKGSVHANLEYAGLAKGKFDASFVDGVPKGSGQVDITQDMLKGAGAAMSIEEGSLKAEVTVPAAKIVPSLPGIEIPSGDLNLTMINGDLSGGVNNLLIRYKQFGEAGLTGTIRKGVVDGTGTFTLKVPAIDPLTGTFGYRRNKLFGSLTVSAQNIPGGLVQSGSITGRVNDKGQMGFGGSMAVALGSVARGNLKASYDEAGSFGMGADVQLSIPGLQDVNAQVNYVNGALEGDVEIPIASEKLAGLSGNLHVWYKDKRWKGEQKIAYERDNGKLKGDVLLGVAEKVNGGLAVYGGGDVTAQLTSFLQGTLGVKIKEDGTTTLKGAIRVTEPLELFPQKKMDRELFSMSRNIPLWAILVAVIRMRAGVRAGIGPGQLRDITVQGEYTVGGDAPTFDISGELYIPAYVEAYIAFGAGLGLDVLIGSLTGGIEAVGTAGIYGAVSVLPVLSYANGNYTINGTATMAAAAKLKLGLQAWAEVEALWITVWENTWQLAEWVWDVGPTLAIQANMSYTFGQPEPPTLDFKTDNIDAERLIQDAMPKDGPKGSGARDALKNRANWSGRNKGKGKSGDKGGSEVAPKGKATPKAPPKPSRKQKPTGKDADAKRPIKEKGGQRKPGLDKMIDKAAKDKLKSSKDKSKELTPKDKLDAAKKDVEALMRSSKDTKALAHRFGPIKSKYGLKKLELDHMGTSNASVEMEINPRARILTMGNLSIMVGSGATVVGSDDPIKTEVKWTGQPLKIGGESDIVGKKMTASPLAKDHAVGAEASTSTTHSGIMNRLPGGGYYIRGHLLNANVGGPATQHNLFPITRQANSHHRAWAESYIKRDISAGYVLEYTVEVQNVNKGKTGNPNPKTTNPAHPNYYWVNSRFKCTSRRLNTKRKPVGTKQQTIIESYDPESAKKAPTEIEQRFTEPGSGDFLKVKGGSRSSTMSDPRRHNSKTRTPVESVDDVKAGKSNRTRWNYLSQQAYSEDDSD; this is encoded by the coding sequence ATGGCAGAAATGACAAAAACCAATATCGCTGAGACGGCTTCCCAGAAAAGCGTCGAGTCGACGGAACCGAAGTACGCATCTGTTGCGACGGGGCAAAGAGAGGTGAACGAGAGGACGCCGGGCCGGCGTTCGGGCATCATCGACAAGATGCCGTCGACTCGGATGGTCTCCCTGTTGACCGATCCGGGGGTACAGCCAAACCGCCATCAGATCTCCCGCGGCAAGTTGGCAAAAACGCTCCAGCGTCGGGTGGGGAACCGCAATACAGCATTATTGCTCCAATCCGCCAAACCGCGCGAACCACGGGAGGTGCCGGAATCGGTCTCCACTCATATCGAGAAGAGCCGGGGACTGGGACAGCCCCTGGGTCAATCCACCCGCGCCGAGATGGAGTCCGGTTTTGGCGAGGATTTTGGCGGAGTACGGGTTCACTCGGATACCGATACGGAACGCACCGCAGAGAGGTTGGGGGCAAAGGCTTACACAGCCGGACGGGATCTCTATTTCGGCCGAGGGGGCTATCAACCCGAGACCGCTCAGGGAAAACATCTGTTGGCCCACGAGCTGGCTCATACCGTTCAGCAGCGCAGCGCGCCCGCGCTCCCCAAGGCAAAGATGGGGGTGAGTACGCCCGATGATCCCGCGGAGCAGGAGGCCGAATCCGCTGCAACCGCCGTAATGAAGGGCGAGCCTGTCAAGCATCCGTTGAAAGAGGACCAGGATGTAACCGGCCTTCTGCGCACCGAAGCGACACCGGTTCAAGCTGGGGGAGAAACCGTCGGCGCGTCCGCAGGACCGGCCGAAAACGGCGATCTGGTGATCAAGCTGGGCAATGATGTGCGGATTGAAAAGAGCAAGCTGGAGGCGAGGCGGCAGCAGATTGTCGTCGATCTGGCCGACGCTCCGGCGAGCGTGCCCGGCCTGCGTCTCAACAAATTTTTGTACTGGCCTGGAACGAAAAAAGGGGAGCTGATGGCCGATGTCACAGTCCCGTTCGTCACCAATCCCCGGCGAGGACTGCGTATTCGAACCGACAAGGACGGTGTCGCCACCTTGTCGACCAAGACACGGGTGCCCATTGCCGCGCTCAACAACCCCGAAATTACGTTGTCTGTGGGCAACGACCATCAGTTCACCGGAAACGTCAGCTTGAGCGCAGACAAGTTGAAGCCTCCGGGTCTGCCCAATCTTCGCGTGGACGGTGGCGGAGAGGTAGAAATCTCAGCGGGTAAACTCAAGGGATCGGTGCATGCCAATCTCGAATATGCAGGGCTGGCCAAAGGTAAGTTCGACGCCTCTTTTGTTGACGGCGTTCCCAAGGGCAGCGGCCAGGTCGATATTACCCAGGATATGCTTAAAGGCGCAGGGGCGGCGATGTCTATCGAAGAGGGGAGTCTCAAGGCCGAGGTCACCGTGCCGGCCGCCAAGATCGTTCCGTCTCTCCCCGGCATCGAGATACCGTCCGGCGATTTGAATTTAACCATGATCAACGGTGATCTCTCGGGCGGCGTCAACAACCTTCTCATTCGCTACAAGCAGTTCGGCGAAGCCGGTCTGACCGGGACCATTCGAAAAGGGGTGGTGGACGGGACCGGTACCTTCACCTTAAAGGTTCCGGCCATTGATCCACTCACCGGCACCTTCGGCTACCGTCGGAACAAGCTGTTCGGCTCGCTCACCGTGAGCGCCCAGAATATCCCGGGGGGGTTGGTCCAGAGCGGATCCATCACCGGCCGGGTAAACGATAAGGGCCAGATGGGATTTGGCGGCAGCATGGCCGTAGCGCTCGGCAGTGTAGCGCGGGGAAACCTGAAGGCGAGCTACGATGAAGCCGGCAGCTTCGGCATGGGCGCGGACGTGCAGCTCAGCATACCCGGGTTACAGGACGTAAACGCCCAGGTCAACTATGTCAACGGAGCGCTGGAAGGTGATGTGGAGATCCCGATTGCCAGTGAAAAACTGGCCGGTCTCAGCGGCAACCTTCATGTCTGGTACAAGGATAAGCGATGGAAGGGTGAACAGAAGATCGCCTATGAGCGGGACAACGGCAAACTCAAGGGAGATGTCTTGCTGGGTGTGGCCGAAAAAGTCAATGGGGGGCTGGCCGTTTACGGTGGCGGTGATGTAACCGCTCAGCTCACCAGCTTTCTGCAAGGCACCCTCGGCGTAAAAATCAAGGAAGACGGCACCACGACCCTCAAAGGGGCCATCCGGGTGACCGAGCCGCTGGAACTGTTTCCTCAGAAGAAGATGGATCGAGAGCTCTTCAGTATGAGCCGTAATATTCCACTTTGGGCCATCCTGGTGGCAGTAATTCGCATGCGTGCTGGAGTAAGGGCCGGCATTGGACCGGGGCAACTTCGAGACATCACGGTGCAGGGTGAGTATACGGTGGGCGGTGATGCACCCACATTCGACATCAGCGGCGAGCTTTACATTCCCGCCTATGTGGAGGCGTACATAGCGTTCGGCGCGGGCCTGGGGCTTGACGTGCTCATCGGCTCCCTCACCGGCGGCATCGAAGCGGTGGGAACAGCCGGCATCTACGGCGCAGTCTCGGTCCTTCCGGTGCTCTCTTATGCGAATGGCAACTACACCATCAATGGAACGGCCACTATGGCCGCGGCGGCAAAGCTCAAGCTGGGGCTGCAGGCCTGGGCCGAAGTGGAGGCCCTCTGGATTACGGTCTGGGAGAATACCTGGCAGCTGGCCGAGTGGGTCTGGGACGTGGGACCTACCCTGGCCATTCAGGCCAACATGAGCTACACGTTTGGCCAGCCCGAACCGCCGACCCTCGACTTCAAGACCGACAATATCGATGCCGAACGCCTCATCCAGGATGCCATGCCCAAGGATGGCCCCAAGGGCTCGGGTGCGAGAGACGCGCTCAAGAACCGCGCCAACTGGTCTGGTCGAAACAAGGGGAAAGGCAAGTCCGGCGACAAAGGCGGCAGCGAGGTGGCGCCCAAGGGCAAGGCAACACCCAAGGCCCCGCCCAAGCCGTCCCGGAAGCAGAAACCCACCGGAAAGGACGCGGACGCCAAGCGTCCTATCAAGGAAAAGGGCGGACAACGTAAGCCCGGCCTCGATAAGATGATCGATAAGGCGGCCAAGGATAAGCTGAAGTCAAGCAAAGACAAAAGCAAGGAACTCACCCCCAAGGACAAGCTCGATGCAGCAAAGAAAGATGTCGAGGCGCTGATGCGGAGCAGCAAGGATACCAAAGCGCTCGCCCATAGATTCGGTCCCATTAAATCCAAATATGGACTGAAGAAATTGGAGCTAGACCATATGGGAACTTCGAACGCTTCCGTAGAGATGGAGATCAATCCAAGAGCCCGTATCCTGACCATGGGCAATCTCTCGATCATGGTGGGCAGCGGGGCAACGGTTGTGGGCAGTGACGATCCGATAAAGACCGAGGTCAAATGGACAGGCCAGCCTCTAAAAATCGGAGGCGAGTCAGACATTGTCGGAAAGAAAATGACAGCGAGTCCCTTGGCAAAGGACCATGCCGTGGGCGCCGAAGCAAGTACCAGCACAACCCACAGTGGGATAATGAATCGACTTCCCGGTGGCGGTTACTACATTCGAGGGCATTTACTCAATGCTAACGTCGGCGGACCGGCCACACAACATAACCTTTTCCCGATCACTCGACAAGCCAACAGCCATCATCGGGCGTGGGCCGAATCATACATAAAAAGAGATATCTCTGCGGGATATGTGCTTGAGTATACCGTTGAAGTTCAAAATGTAAATAAGGGAAAGACCGGGAACCCAAATCCGAAAACGACCAATCCCGCTCATCCAAACTACTATTGGGTTAATTCCCGTTTCAAATGCACTTCGAGGCGTTTAAACACAAAACGAAAGCCTGTGGGCACAAAACAGCAAACCATCATCGAGTCGTATGATCCTGAATCGGCGAAGAAAGCTCCGACAGAAATCGAACAAAGGTTCACCGAGCCCGGCTCCGGTGATTTCCTCAAAGTCAAAGGCGGGAGTCGCTCTTCTACCATGAGTGATCCCCGAAGGCACAACTCTAAAACCAGGACCCCGGTCGAATCTGTTGACGATGTCAAAGCCGGAAAGTCGAACAGGACGAGATGGAACTACCTTAGCCAGCAGGCATACTCTGAAGACGATTCTGACTGA
- a CDS encoding tetratricopeptide repeat protein — protein sequence MTDEYLKREAAARHNNRAVQLHMQGNRRAAEHEYRRALHVDRNHVSALNNLGFLLIETGAFEEAVLLLQRAIGVVPENEDAYNNLGLAYFQLEQHERAQRAFETAIRYNPSHHSASFNLGVLYQSRGNWGAAVDTYKNHLRNHPRHPEALYNLAVAYNALGMLDQAETYYHLAIKQSGANADALVNLGQLYLRKRQADRALAVLERALEIEPEHPLGLYNLALVWVTKKKPDRAKPLLAKVVAKRPDYIPAISNLAMICAELADPDEAHTLLRRALDLAPSTPTLLFNLGVVEAKQGNRDAAIEAFSKVLDLEPEQSLRRKKAEQQLAALQPVK from the coding sequence ATGACAGACGAATATCTAAAAAGAGAAGCAGCGGCCCGTCACAATAACCGTGCGGTGCAGCTTCACATGCAAGGAAACCGCCGAGCCGCCGAACATGAATACCGCCGCGCGCTCCACGTCGATCGAAACCACGTCTCGGCGCTCAACAACCTCGGATTTCTGCTAATTGAAACCGGTGCATTCGAAGAGGCGGTGCTGCTCCTCCAACGCGCCATTGGCGTTGTACCTGAAAATGAGGATGCCTACAATAACCTCGGCCTGGCTTATTTCCAGCTGGAACAACATGAGCGCGCCCAGCGCGCATTCGAAACGGCGATTCGGTACAATCCCAGCCATCATTCCGCCAGTTTCAATCTCGGCGTGCTGTATCAGAGCCGTGGAAATTGGGGCGCGGCGGTCGATACGTACAAAAACCACCTTCGAAACCATCCCAGGCATCCAGAAGCCCTCTACAACCTGGCCGTGGCCTACAACGCCCTCGGCATGCTGGACCAGGCCGAAACCTATTACCATTTGGCGATAAAGCAGTCCGGCGCAAACGCGGACGCCCTGGTGAACCTCGGCCAGCTTTACCTTCGCAAACGACAAGCCGATCGCGCCCTGGCGGTGCTGGAGCGGGCATTAGAGATAGAACCGGAGCATCCCTTGGGGCTCTATAACCTGGCCCTTGTCTGGGTCACCAAGAAAAAGCCGGATCGGGCAAAGCCCCTGCTCGCCAAGGTGGTCGCCAAGCGACCGGATTATATTCCGGCCATCAGCAATCTCGCCATGATTTGCGCCGAGCTCGCTGATCCGGACGAGGCCCACACCCTGCTTCGACGCGCCCTGGACTTGGCCCCGTCAACACCCACGCTGCTGTTCAATCTGGGGGTTGTCGAGGCAAAACAGGGCAATAGGGATGCGGCAATAGAGGCCTTCTCAAAGGTCCTCGACCTGGAGCCGGAACAATCGCTTCGCCGTAAAAAGGCCGAGCAGCAACTGGCAGCGCTTCAACCAGTCAAGTAG
- a CDS encoding YkgJ family cysteine cluster protein — MSSTATACSVCSARCCAEYTVSVIGCDVWNITSGLGIPPEDYLLCFQTDRVSPGTFCLDQSDTRYDIALDKVEGQEEKRDCVFLMPLGGPGRCGIHACRPYVCQTYPAYLDGDMVAIREDVLCPTGAWKLSRMNVGGWRERLNLFQMAQDVYYYVVFLWNERVAAAPVGTVFAISEYYSFLLNAYRAIARRGGNADAKTISAAWVAHHNAFAASPLMEPDEKTAPLVAQAATRIQDALREFFVTPEVCDDEVDPPARIAVGSLS, encoded by the coding sequence ATGAGCAGCACGGCCACCGCGTGCTCGGTCTGCAGCGCCCGCTGCTGCGCCGAGTACACGGTGTCGGTCATCGGCTGCGACGTATGGAATATTACATCCGGCCTCGGCATTCCGCCCGAGGACTATCTCCTCTGTTTTCAGACGGACAGGGTCAGCCCGGGCACGTTTTGTCTGGACCAGAGCGACACGCGGTATGACATCGCCCTGGACAAAGTTGAGGGGCAGGAGGAGAAGCGGGACTGCGTCTTTTTGATGCCCCTCGGCGGACCGGGGCGTTGCGGCATCCACGCCTGTCGCCCGTACGTGTGCCAGACCTATCCGGCCTATCTGGACGGAGACATGGTGGCCATCCGGGAGGATGTACTCTGTCCCACCGGCGCATGGAAGTTGTCCCGGATGAATGTCGGTGGATGGCGGGAACGGCTCAATCTGTTTCAGATGGCCCAGGATGTGTATTACTATGTGGTTTTTCTCTGGAACGAACGCGTTGCCGCGGCGCCGGTAGGTACGGTGTTCGCCATTTCGGAGTACTACAGCTTTCTGCTCAACGCCTACCGCGCCATCGCGCGGCGTGGCGGCAACGCGGATGCAAAGACGATTTCTGCGGCTTGGGTGGCCCACCACAATGCGTTTGCCGCTTCGCCATTGATGGAGCCGGATGAAAAGACCGCTCCATTAGTCGCCCAGGCGGCGACACGTATACAGGACGCATTGCGGGAGTTCTTTGTAACGCCTGAGGTGTGTGACGATGAAGTAGATCCGCCGGCGCGGATAGCGGTCGGATCTCTGAGCTGA
- a CDS encoding 4'-phosphopantetheinyl transferase family protein, whose protein sequence is MSLLFREQGIDFCLVHIPAMLDALLPQTVGPGYQTRPGCRFSPDQFAQPVLSPAELNGLNQLFALKKQVERLAGRWAVKNLVMQETGLSPDAIEIHNDASGAPVLVSSFDYAISITHSGDYALAALCGDVNAIGVDMEAISPVDIPALLHAGFSEKERNAYAGADLETILKIWTIKEALLKYRRTGLKTPVKKIEWLDETLYENHLPIDNVLVKSFQLDKVIFSVVFPSVSTTHSPA, encoded by the coding sequence ATGAGTCTGCTGTTCCGGGAACAGGGCATTGATTTTTGTCTTGTCCACATTCCGGCAATGCTCGATGCGTTATTACCCCAAACAGTCGGGCCTGGTTACCAGACCAGGCCCGGCTGCCGATTCAGTCCGGATCAGTTTGCACAGCCTGTGCTTTCCCCGGCTGAACTCAATGGCCTAAATCAATTGTTTGCCCTGAAAAAGCAGGTGGAACGACTGGCCGGACGATGGGCGGTAAAAAACCTTGTCATGCAGGAGACAGGCTTGTCCCCGGATGCAATTGAGATACATAATGACGCATCCGGGGCACCGGTCCTGGTATCATCTTTTGATTATGCCATATCCATTACGCATTCAGGGGATTACGCTTTGGCAGCTCTGTGCGGAGACGTCAATGCCATCGGTGTTGATATGGAGGCCATAAGCCCCGTGGATATCCCGGCCCTTTTACACGCCGGATTTTCCGAAAAAGAGCGAAACGCATACGCCGGGGCTGACCTTGAAACCATCCTGAAAATCTGGACCATCAAAGAAGCCTTGCTCAAATACCGGCGAACCGGTTTAAAAACCCCTGTAAAAAAAATCGAATGGCTGGATGAAACACTGTATGAAAATCATCTCCCCATTGATAACGTTCTCGTAAAATCCTTCCAACTGGATAAAGTAATTTTCTCGGTGGTCTTTCCATCGGTATCCACAACCCATTCACCGGCATGA